One Silene latifolia isolate original U9 population chromosome 4, ASM4854445v1, whole genome shotgun sequence DNA segment encodes these proteins:
- the LOC141652565 gene encoding F-box/kelch-repeat protein SKIP30-like — MSALIEGLPDAVALRCLAYVPFYLHPSLELVSRTWRAALRSRELFKAREEVGSQEEFLCVCAFEPENLWQLYDPYHHIWITIPVLPSKVRHLAHFGAVSTGGKLFVLGGGSEAVDPLTGDQDGSFATDEVWSYDPIIRKWSQCEPMRVPRAMFACCVLEGKIIVAGGFTSCRKSIALSEVYDPENNTWDSIQNLPYTYNSACSGVVIGGKMHVVHKGLSTVQVLGSLSGGWKVEDHGWLQGPMAIVEGVLYVMSHGLVYRQETERRKMVVSAYEVRKRIGSAMIGQGGEIYVVGGVIGPDRSNRDIKPTSDVDVLTVGSERPVWHRATPMSRCRGTILGCTILKI, encoded by the coding sequence GTTCCATTCTACCTGCACCCTAGTTTAGAGCTTGTAAGTCGTACGTGGAGAGCTGCCCTACGCAGCCGGGAGCTATTCAAGGCTCGGGAAGAGGTCGGTTCTCAGGAGGAATTTCTTTGTGTATGTGCCTTTGAGCCTGAAAACTTATGGCAGCTCTACGATCCGTACCACCATATCTGGATAACAATACCCGTTCTTCCCTCAAAAGTTAGGCACCTTGCTCACTTTGGTGCGGTCTCTACGGGTGGAAAGCTATTTGTTCTTGGTGGTGGAAGTGAAGCCGTTGACCCGTTGACCGGTGATCAAGACGGGAGCTTTGCAACCGATGAAGTTTGGTCATACGATCCGATTATACGAAAGTGGTCTCAGTGTGAGCCGATGCGGGTCCCTCGTGCAATGTTTGCGTGTTGTGTTTTAGAGGGGAAAATAATTGTTGCCGGTGGTTTTACTAGCTGCCGGAAATCAATTGCTCTGTCTGAAGTGTATGATCCCGAAAATAATACATGGGATTCAATTCAAAACCTGCCTTACACTTATAATTCAGCATGTTCCGGGGTGGTCATTGGTGGCAAAATGCACGTCGTACACAAGGGACTTTCAACCGTCCAGGTATTAGGCTCACTTTCTGGCGGTTGGAAGGTGGAAGACCATGGTTGGCTCCAGGGTCCGATGGCGATTGTTGAAGGAGTTCTTTACGTCATGAGCCATGGTCTGGTCTACCGGCAGGAAACTGAAAGACGAAAGATGGTTGTTTCGGCTTATGAAGTTAGAAAGAGAATCGGGTCTGCAATGATTGGGCAAGGAGGAGAGATATACGTGGTCGGAGGTGTAATTGGGCCAGATCGAAGTAATCGAGATATCAAGCCCACGTCAGATGTCGACGTTCTGACAGTCGGAAGTGAGCGGCCGGTTTGGCACCGAGCTACTCCCATGTCGAGATGCCGTGGGACCATACTTGGATGTACTATATTGAAAATTTAG